In a genomic window of uncultured Sphaerochaeta sp.:
- a CDS encoding SHOCT domain-containing protein, translating to MGLVLAAVLASLVLSIIAIVRTSRKRMDKPEAVRILEKRYAQGELTKEAYEAMRKDLY from the coding sequence ATGGGCCTGGTTCTTGCTGCGGTTCTTGCTTCCCTTGTGCTTTCGATCATTGCCATTGTCCGCACCTCAAGGAAACGGATGGACAAGCCGGAAGCCGTGAGGATTCTGGAGAAGCGCTATGCACAGGGCGAGCTCACCAAGGAAGCGTATGAAGCCATGCGCAAGGACTTGTACTAA
- a CDS encoding RNHCP domain-containing protein, with amino-acid sequence MNDRNDFICLHCGAPVSSEAWGTRHRNHCPHCLHSRHVDMHSGDRACLCRGVMEPIALYQKADGELMLLHRCTVCGMIKANRVAGDDDPEALRKLVPEVGQICS; translated from the coding sequence ATGAACGATAGGAATGATTTCATCTGCCTTCACTGTGGTGCCCCAGTCTCCTCAGAGGCATGGGGCACAAGGCATCGCAACCACTGTCCCCACTGTCTTCACAGCCGCCATGTTGATATGCATAGCGGTGACAGGGCTTGCCTGTGCAGAGGAGTGATGGAACCGATCGCGCTCTATCAGAAAGCTGATGGGGAGTTGATGCTGCTGCATCGCTGTACTGTCTGTGGGATGATCAAGGCGAACCGGGTTGCCGGTGATGATGATCCCGAGGCACTTCGTAAGCTGGTCCCGGAGGTTGGTCAGATTTGTTCTTGA
- the rsgA gene encoding ribosome small subunit-dependent GTPase A, giving the protein MYNHQEETLLQTYGWQQCHAQSFIPYQEQGYQAYRIVREGKGLYWGFDGEKELLLRRSGSFQNREDLGVQNPPVIGDWCAVLPYGEEQGLIEGVLERTSAFHKSSAGDRERVDVSSSVVAANIDKAAIVQDIRNDFNLRKTERFLSLLHADGIPAILILTKCDLVEEAELYPRRVQARFSDLAVFLVDSLSGKGLEELAASLAERSTLMVLGSSGAGKSTLLNSLCGKRVAKTQEVRSSDGRGRHTTTSRQLHLLPNGALLLDTPGLRSVGMNSSSSEVEDSFEDIALLASQCRFADCTHTGEPGCAVQQALLGGELEQDRYLNYLKLRSEAQSWEEVLNMRKQKDKNLGKLLYHYRREGLYER; this is encoded by the coding sequence ATGTACAATCATCAAGAAGAAACACTATTGCAAACGTATGGCTGGCAGCAGTGCCATGCCCAATCATTCATACCGTATCAGGAACAAGGATATCAGGCCTATCGGATCGTGCGGGAAGGGAAGGGCCTTTACTGGGGTTTTGACGGGGAGAAGGAGCTGCTGCTCAGACGCTCCGGCTCCTTTCAGAATCGTGAGGACCTGGGGGTGCAGAATCCACCCGTTATCGGGGACTGGTGTGCAGTCCTTCCCTATGGCGAGGAACAGGGGCTCATCGAAGGCGTTCTTGAGCGCACCTCTGCATTTCACAAGTCCTCTGCTGGTGATCGGGAGAGAGTTGATGTCTCCTCTTCCGTTGTTGCCGCCAATATCGACAAGGCAGCCATTGTGCAGGACATACGCAATGACTTCAATTTGCGCAAGACCGAACGCTTTCTCTCCCTGCTTCATGCCGATGGCATCCCTGCCATCCTGATTCTCACCAAATGCGATTTGGTTGAGGAAGCGGAGTTGTATCCGAGAAGGGTGCAAGCCCGTTTCTCCGACCTTGCCGTATTCCTGGTGGACAGTCTTTCCGGAAAAGGCTTGGAAGAACTTGCGGCAAGCCTTGCAGAGCGCTCCACCCTGATGGTGCTGGGAAGCAGTGGGGCGGGAAAGTCGACCCTGCTGAACAGCCTCTGTGGAAAGCGGGTGGCAAAGACCCAGGAGGTGAGAAGCTCTGATGGGCGTGGTAGGCATACCACCACATCCAGACAGCTGCATCTGCTCCCCAACGGTGCCTTGCTGCTCGATACCCCTGGACTTCGTTCCGTGGGTATGAACAGCAGTTCATCTGAGGTGGAGGATTCCTTTGAGGATATCGCCCTTCTCGCATCACAGTGTAGGTTTGCGGACTGTACGCATACCGGGGAACCCGGGTGCGCCGTCCAGCAAGCATTGCTTGGTGGGGAACTTGAGCAGGATCGCTATCTGAACTACCTGAAACTCAGAAGTGAGGCACAGAGTTGGGAAGAGGTCCTGAACATGCGAAAGCAGAAGGACAAGAATCTCGGCAAGCTGCTCTACCACTACAGAAGGGAAGGTCTCTATGAACGATAG
- a CDS encoding sugar ABC transporter substrate-binding protein produces the protein MKKGIALLLCLACLLPMFAAGTKESAPNDVIELRFLGMAQAAYSEQNVNDMTADFMKAHPNIKVYTEFVPYEELRNKTLLAYGSNNSYDAVLVDDIWFTEYDSKGMLVDITANIPKSYKDGVLAGGWNFTTKKSKIVGLPWFLDTMYLFYNPTMLKAAGYTAAPKSIEEMVEMGRALKAKNIVEYPFVFSLAQAEALICVYSNFLEAFGGSFQDAQGNYILDTSGVKALEFLVSLKNEGLLNPNSLEYLEEDVRRVFSTGDAAFTLNWGYMHALASDPAESKLKKEDVGVMVLPGAKGVKDSAAMSGSMGLSVLSKSKNPNEALQYILYLSSKEVQDTYSNLQLPVWTASYDDPSIQAGREDLVAAAKKAFSIMNVRPSVPNYQEVSAIFQQHIQTALYGEKTPKQALTDAVQKVKAL, from the coding sequence ATGAAAAAAGGTATCGCTCTGTTGCTTTGTCTTGCCTGTCTGCTACCTATGTTTGCAGCAGGGACCAAAGAGAGTGCTCCCAATGATGTGATCGAGCTCAGGTTCCTGGGCATGGCACAGGCTGCGTACTCAGAGCAGAATGTCAATGACATGACCGCTGACTTCATGAAGGCACATCCGAACATCAAGGTGTACACCGAGTTCGTCCCGTATGAGGAACTTCGCAACAAGACCCTGCTCGCCTATGGTTCGAACAACTCCTATGATGCGGTACTGGTGGATGACATCTGGTTCACCGAGTATGACAGCAAGGGAATGCTCGTGGACATCACCGCAAACATCCCCAAGTCTTACAAGGATGGCGTACTTGCCGGTGGTTGGAACTTCACCACCAAGAAAAGCAAGATCGTAGGGCTTCCCTGGTTCCTGGACACCATGTACCTCTTCTACAACCCCACGATGCTCAAGGCCGCCGGCTACACGGCAGCACCGAAGAGCATTGAGGAGATGGTTGAGATGGGTCGTGCCCTGAAAGCCAAAAACATCGTTGAATACCCGTTTGTCTTCAGCCTTGCCCAGGCAGAAGCACTCATCTGCGTGTATTCGAACTTCCTCGAAGCCTTCGGCGGCTCCTTCCAGGATGCACAAGGCAACTACATCCTCGACACCAGCGGCGTTAAGGCCTTGGAATTCCTCGTCTCCCTCAAGAACGAGGGATTGCTCAACCCCAACTCGCTGGAGTATCTGGAAGAAGACGTGAGACGTGTCTTCTCCACCGGCGATGCCGCATTTACCCTGAACTGGGGCTATATGCATGCACTTGCCAGCGATCCTGCAGAGAGCAAGCTGAAGAAGGAAGATGTGGGAGTCATGGTGCTTCCCGGAGCCAAAGGCGTGAAGGATTCGGCAGCCATGAGCGGCTCGATGGGACTTTCCGTCCTATCCAAGTCAAAGAATCCGAATGAAGCACTCCAGTACATCCTCTACCTCTCAAGCAAGGAAGTACAGGACACCTACTCCAACCTGCAGCTTCCCGTGTGGACTGCCAGCTACGACGATCCTTCCATCCAGGCAGGACGTGAGGATCTGGTTGCGGCGGCAAAGAAAGCCTTCTCGATCATGAACGTCAGGCCCAGCGTGCCCAACTACCAGGAAGTGAGCGCAATCTTCCAGCAGCACATCCAGACCGCTCTGTATGGGGAGAAAACTCCCAAGCAGGCACTCACCGATGCCGTGCAGAAGGTAAAGGCTCTCTAG
- a CDS encoding sugar ABC transporter permease gives MASRGTRWYTLLLAPMILVMGAVIGWPLIQTFVLSFTDTQLMDVSAPTFVGLDNFIKGLGNQGYLDALKVSGLFALVVVSSEMILGTSVALLLNEPFRGRNLVRALLILPWAVPTTVNAIMWRLIYNPEYGALNSLLFQLGFLDSYISWLGSADKALWSVMFADVWKNFSLVAMIALASLQTLPDSQIEAAKIDGAGAWQRFRYITLPHLIPSLQVALVLRIIEAVKVFDIIYVMTKGGPANKTRSASIFVYQEAFTNSRMGSGAAYAIIMVCLIMILIAFYIRGLSRKEK, from the coding sequence ATGGCCAGTCGGGGAACACGATGGTACACCCTGCTGCTTGCTCCCATGATTCTCGTCATGGGGGCGGTCATCGGGTGGCCGCTTATCCAAACATTTGTACTCAGCTTCACCGATACCCAGCTGATGGATGTTTCTGCTCCCACATTCGTAGGATTGGATAATTTCATCAAAGGCTTGGGCAACCAGGGATATCTCGATGCTCTGAAAGTTTCGGGCCTGTTTGCCTTGGTGGTTGTCTCTTCGGAGATGATCCTGGGAACCTCTGTCGCGCTGTTGCTCAATGAACCGTTTCGGGGAAGGAATCTGGTGCGTGCACTTCTTATCCTTCCCTGGGCGGTTCCCACCACCGTGAACGCCATCATGTGGCGTCTGATCTACAACCCTGAGTATGGTGCTTTGAACAGCCTGCTCTTCCAACTGGGTTTCCTTGACAGTTACATCAGTTGGTTGGGCAGTGCAGACAAGGCTTTGTGGTCCGTCATGTTCGCCGACGTCTGGAAAAACTTCTCACTTGTTGCCATGATCGCCCTCGCATCCCTGCAGACCCTGCCTGACAGCCAGATAGAGGCTGCAAAGATCGATGGGGCCGGGGCATGGCAACGCTTTCGCTACATCACCCTCCCCCATCTGATCCCCTCGCTGCAAGTAGCACTGGTGTTGCGGATCATTGAGGCAGTGAAGGTGTTCGACATCATTTACGTCATGACGAAGGGAGGGCCGGCAAACAAAACCCGCTCGGCAAGCATCTTCGTCTATCAGGAGGCGTTCACCAACTCACGCATGGGTTCGGGTGCCGCCTACGCCATCATCATGGTCTGTCTGATCATGATTCTCATAGCCTTCTATATCCGAGGGCTCTCAAGGAAGGAGAAGTAG
- a CDS encoding carbohydrate ABC transporter permease, whose translation MIKRKPLSSILLYAAVICLVIYLIAPFVWLIIMSFSSANDLTQKPLRWIPSSIDVSSYKDLLTMGINSRGELFVNALGNSLTTAFTAVLISLFATVPAAWVLSRYPGKKSWVLTAAIFTFMLPPVAYALPLYRMLTRLGWLNNSLSLALVYCTIVLPFCVWLIKENIDSIPYELEESAILDGAGVARRILLVVMPLLLPALGTVALLALIMAWDEYFYALLFTSSKEAITLPVVIANLASGRQSNYNLIAAGGVVASTPPVLIGILFQRALIRGLVQGGVKE comes from the coding sequence ATGATCAAGAGAAAACCCCTCTCCTCCATCCTTCTCTACGCTGCCGTCATCTGTCTGGTCATCTATCTGATCGCTCCCTTCGTGTGGTTGATCATCATGAGTTTCAGCTCTGCAAATGACCTTACGCAGAAACCCTTGCGCTGGATACCCTCAAGCATCGATGTCTCCAGCTACAAGGACCTTTTGACCATGGGCATCAACAGTCGCGGGGAACTGTTTGTCAATGCGCTGGGAAACAGCCTCACCACCGCGTTCACCGCGGTGCTCATCTCCCTGTTTGCCACAGTCCCCGCTGCCTGGGTGCTCTCCCGATACCCGGGAAAAAAGAGTTGGGTTCTCACCGCAGCCATCTTCACCTTCATGTTGCCACCGGTGGCCTATGCGCTTCCGCTCTATCGCATGCTTACCCGCTTGGGTTGGCTGAACAACTCACTCTCCCTGGCCTTGGTCTACTGCACCATCGTCCTGCCCTTCTGCGTTTGGTTGATCAAGGAGAACATAGACTCCATTCCGTATGAGCTGGAAGAGTCTGCCATCCTCGATGGTGCAGGAGTGGCAAGGAGAATCCTGCTGGTAGTCATGCCGCTGTTGCTGCCCGCTCTGGGAACCGTTGCCCTTCTGGCCCTCATCATGGCGTGGGACGAGTACTTCTATGCCCTGCTCTTCACCAGCAGCAAGGAGGCCATCACGCTGCCGGTCGTCATAGCAAACCTCGCATCAGGAAGGCAATCCAATTACAACCTCATTGCAGCCGGAGGCGTCGTTGCCTCTACCCCGCCGGTACTCATCGGCATCCTCTTCCAGCGTGCCCTGATCAGGGGCCTGGTGCAAGGTGGGGTGAAGGAATGA
- a CDS encoding ROK family protein gives MSLTIGMDIGGTSVKLLALDEHASIIGETSFRTSSQHGIEAFLHATDEAIQCLLKKGNAGLSGLGVGCTGPIDYQTGIILNPFTLPGLEGHSISELLSERYQVPVVVDNDANTAHVGEVFLQSDAPDDTMMLTFGTGVGVSIRLQGTLFRIPGGIHPEIGHIPTSIKAEDRCYCGRNNCMEHILSGTGINNHARQQGAEEAETLVNYPDSTFRHDLETALFESVSSLATIFHPQIVYIGGGMQQFFETYVLTGVQRRLDALLPIYGKTLLQGCKAGTRAGSLGAALLAHTEGR, from the coding sequence ATGAGCCTAACCATTGGTATGGATATCGGAGGGACTTCGGTCAAGCTCCTGGCCCTCGATGAGCACGCTTCCATTATTGGCGAAACATCCTTTCGCACATCCTCACAGCATGGCATCGAAGCATTTCTCCATGCTACCGATGAGGCGATACAGTGCTTGCTCAAGAAGGGCAACGCAGGACTGTCAGGCCTGGGAGTCGGATGCACAGGTCCCATCGACTATCAGACGGGTATCATTCTCAACCCCTTCACCCTGCCCGGCTTGGAAGGTCACAGTATCAGCGAGCTGCTCTCTGAGCGCTACCAGGTCCCTGTGGTGGTGGACAATGATGCCAATACGGCACATGTCGGGGAGGTCTTCCTCCAAAGTGATGCCCCCGATGACACCATGATGCTCACCTTCGGAACGGGGGTGGGAGTATCCATCCGCCTCCAAGGAACACTCTTCAGGATTCCTGGGGGCATCCACCCTGAGATAGGCCACATTCCCACCAGCATCAAGGCAGAAGACAGGTGCTACTGCGGGAGGAACAATTGTATGGAACATATCCTCTCCGGTACAGGTATAAACAACCATGCACGGCAGCAAGGAGCTGAAGAGGCTGAAACATTGGTGAACTATCCAGACAGCACATTCAGGCATGATCTTGAGACAGCACTTTTTGAATCAGTGAGCAGCCTTGCAACCATTTTCCACCCCCAAATCGTGTACATCGGGGGTGGAATGCAACAGTTCTTTGAGACCTATGTACTCACAGGGGTGCAACGACGACTCGATGCGTTGTTGCCAATCTATGGAAAAACACTCTTGCAAGGATGCAAGGCAGGAACCAGAGCCGGCAGCTTGGGTGCTGCACTCTTGGCACATACGGAAGGGAGATAA
- a CDS encoding SIS domain-containing protein codes for MRAMIETYAALLQDTSGVQAILAEMDRQVSDAKQSIENTKAGVKELAKAIKSSESLLLLGMGASHYANELFSFQLRKLGYQALAVSASEFIYDPIPQWKGPVLLTSQSGESVETVRCLPLLEGLQVFSITLNAESTIGRKTQSLVASGGEEKAFAGTRSVTLTIAIMASVCVALGMRSRQELDHALENGPESLQELEKALGLIIQAKHVVATGRSIFSPLAHLFSLGSEELSRQAMVCLETGQLRHGPTEILSCDSSLVVFRQDGPLGQLAGSFVELQRKAGFSCVVFDASSFKALENSITIRFPEGDDIFTVLGMMSAFQTLMITYACAKNPYTGLPRYGSKVTTTE; via the coding sequence ATGAGAGCCATGATCGAGACGTATGCAGCATTGCTGCAGGATACAAGCGGAGTACAAGCAATCCTCGCAGAGATGGATAGGCAGGTCTCCGATGCAAAACAGAGTATAGAAAACACCAAAGCAGGGGTAAAGGAACTTGCCAAGGCCATCAAAAGCAGTGAGTCACTCCTGCTCTTGGGGATGGGTGCTTCCCACTATGCCAATGAGCTTTTTTCCTTCCAGTTGCGCAAGCTTGGGTACCAAGCTCTTGCCGTAAGTGCCTCCGAGTTCATCTATGACCCTATCCCTCAGTGGAAGGGCCCGGTTCTGCTCACCAGTCAATCGGGGGAGTCGGTGGAAACGGTACGCTGCTTGCCGCTTCTGGAAGGATTACAAGTTTTCAGCATTACGTTGAATGCAGAGAGTACCATCGGGCGAAAGACGCAAAGCCTCGTCGCCAGTGGAGGAGAAGAGAAGGCCTTTGCAGGGACACGCAGCGTAACGCTGACGATCGCCATCATGGCAAGTGTCTGCGTTGCCCTGGGGATGAGATCAAGGCAGGAACTTGACCATGCCTTGGAAAACGGCCCTGAGTCCCTCCAGGAGCTCGAGAAAGCCCTTGGCTTGATCATCCAGGCCAAACATGTGGTAGCTACCGGTCGCAGCATCTTCAGTCCTCTGGCGCACTTGTTTTCACTTGGCAGTGAGGAGCTCAGCAGACAAGCAATGGTGTGTCTGGAGACTGGGCAACTTCGCCATGGACCGACCGAGATACTCAGCTGTGATTCTTCTTTGGTTGTCTTCCGTCAGGATGGCCCATTGGGACAGTTGGCGGGAAGCTTCGTGGAATTGCAACGAAAGGCTGGGTTCTCGTGTGTGGTCTTTGATGCATCTTCCTTCAAGGCACTGGAGAACTCCATCACCATCCGCTTTCCCGAGGGTGATGACATCTTCACGGTGCTTGGGATGATGAGTGCCTTCCAGACACTGATGATCACCTATGCGTGTGCAAAGAATCCCTATACGGGACTGCCAAGATATGGGAGCAAAGTGACAACAACCGAATGA
- a CDS encoding MurR/RpiR family transcriptional regulator: MLITDIMESQSNQFSATELKLVAYIRNNPNIIFKTITEVIEESKVGYGSIIRFCKKIGCEGFQDFKIRLATENPDAKPSHAEEDSLLGKYRKLATKQLDVTVRNTEDNIIIGIAQAIMQARKIVILGFGGSYPMAEEFLYRLLRMGFDSVTLDADNHVQSYRVSLLDERDVVFVFSFSGTTKEILDTVTVAKKNKAKVIAFTNHTKSPLVKLSDLFLITAIRIPALEAELGTRLPFYFLIEVLTNYLYDNYQQVRDALKITYDSVSKKQM, translated from the coding sequence ATGCTGATTACTGATATCATGGAGAGCCAGAGCAACCAATTCAGCGCAACCGAGCTGAAATTGGTTGCGTATATCCGAAACAACCCGAATATCATCTTCAAGACGATTACTGAGGTGATAGAGGAGAGCAAGGTCGGATATGGATCGATCATCCGCTTCTGCAAGAAGATTGGGTGTGAGGGTTTCCAGGATTTCAAGATACGGCTTGCTACGGAGAATCCGGATGCAAAGCCCAGCCATGCAGAAGAAGATTCTCTTTTGGGGAAGTATCGCAAGCTTGCAACCAAACAGCTTGATGTGACGGTTCGCAATACTGAGGACAACATCATCATTGGGATTGCGCAGGCGATCATGCAGGCGAGAAAGATTGTCATCCTTGGCTTTGGAGGTTCCTATCCTATGGCTGAGGAGTTTCTTTACCGCCTGCTGCGCATGGGGTTTGATTCGGTGACACTCGATGCTGACAACCATGTGCAGTCGTATCGTGTCTCCTTGCTGGATGAGCGGGATGTGGTGTTTGTGTTTTCTTTCTCCGGTACCACGAAAGAGATCCTGGACACGGTGACGGTTGCCAAAAAGAACAAGGCCAAGGTCATTGCGTTCACCAATCACACGAAGTCACCGCTGGTGAAGCTTTCTGATCTCTTCCTCATCACTGCCATCAGGATACCGGCCCTTGAGGCGGAACTGGGGACAAGGCTCCCCTTCTATTTCCTGATCGAGGTACTTACCAACTATCTGTATGACAACTACCAGCAGGTAAGGGATGCGCTGAAGATCACCTACGATTCCGTTTCCAAGAAACAGATGTAA
- a CDS encoding DUF1801 domain-containing protein, translating to MKSNATTVQAYIDSLTFEHQAVILPMRSFILSHLPEGMQENISWGMLSYEVPLEVYPTTYNKKPLLYAAIAAQKQYYSLYLMGVYLEEDRKALLQKAFEKSGKRLSMGKSCIRFKRMEDLPLDLIGQMLSSHTIASYIALYELNRK from the coding sequence ATGAAATCAAATGCAACTACCGTCCAAGCCTATATAGACAGTCTTACCTTTGAACATCAAGCTGTCATTCTTCCCATGCGTTCTTTCATTCTCTCTCATCTCCCTGAAGGCATGCAGGAGAACATCTCCTGGGGAATGCTCAGCTACGAAGTACCCTTGGAAGTCTATCCTACGACCTATAACAAAAAGCCCTTGCTCTATGCAGCAATCGCTGCACAGAAGCAGTACTATTCGTTGTATCTCATGGGGGTCTATCTGGAAGAAGACCGGAAAGCACTCTTGCAGAAAGCATTTGAAAAGAGTGGAAAACGATTGTCCATGGGCAAATCCTGCATCCGTTTCAAACGCATGGAAGACCTTCCCCTGGATCTCATTGGCCAGATGCTCTCTTCGCACACAATTGCTTCATACATCGCCCTGTATGAACTGAATCGAAAGTAG
- the yfcE gene encoding phosphodiesterase — MHTLLNIFETTRASKLILLGDLLYHGPRNDLPQEYNPKETCRLQNSVKESLICVKGNCEAEVDQMVLEFPVLSDSATMYLERLGGRMIYLHHGHKSLPPLPSGTIVISGHTHIPVAEEKDGLVFINPGSVAIPKGGFPPSYCILEGTTFTIKDFEGNVIKSLTI; from the coding sequence ATGCATACGCTCCTGAATATCTTCGAAACGACCAGAGCCTCCAAGCTTATACTGCTCGGGGACCTGCTTTATCACGGCCCTCGCAATGACCTTCCTCAAGAGTATAACCCAAAAGAAACGTGTAGGCTACAAAATAGTGTCAAAGAATCGTTAATTTGTGTGAAAGGCAACTGTGAGGCCGAGGTTGATCAGATGGTTCTGGAATTTCCCGTACTCTCTGACAGCGCAACAATGTATCTTGAGCGCCTTGGGGGAAGAATGATCTACCTTCACCATGGGCATAAGAGCCTTCCTCCCCTTCCCTCCGGTACGATTGTCATCAGCGGGCATACCCACATCCCGGTAGCCGAGGAGAAGGACGGCCTGGTCTTCATCAACCCAGGATCGGTTGCAATCCCCAAGGGAGGATTCCCCCCTTCCTATTGCATCCTGGAAGGAACGACCTTCACCATCAAGGACTTTGAGGGGAATGTGATCAAGAGCCTCACCATCTGA
- a CDS encoding HAMP domain-containing sensor histidine kinase, whose translation MRKQFVRLFLGFVLVVAVVLGIQGAVFLLSVQNQRHSWTESVFQEYLSSFTTNLKKGLASSSHTLLSLEGVLLASADDRVSGLYIRNPDGAVVVAYGNTSSGNTLPVPRMRPPEQMRDMHEDQQLPMAQEEVDDQEFTSSEMQSDVYVVKIIQNGPMASLMVTKQPEPQKQTILLPSRVKATDIAGSMVLMYNNEVLGSVDVLTYTPFTYKDTGRLFKGLLYPFLFSMPFAFLVALLMAASISRRSQRYTQGIEKALTILSRGENGVELPPTKIDEQRVINASIQMLDEHLLMHKRSRQAWLQSISHDLNTPVTSMKLLLDGMSDGVFPMSKQTIASLQKEHATLSDRVAAVVLYANLQSPEAKATCKSIDTSSLLDQVLQHFSPEQRKRIYVDAGQAELVGDQKLLALACGELLDNGLKASEDSVGWAIGKNTMTFTNAGTLAEGVDFFEPWSRGDSGRSTAGSGLGLPIVNQVMLLHKGTASMEQREEQVVVSLRW comes from the coding sequence ATGAGAAAACAGTTTGTACGACTATTCTTGGGCTTTGTCCTGGTGGTGGCCGTGGTGCTCGGCATCCAGGGAGCAGTCTTTCTGCTGAGTGTGCAGAACCAGCGCCATTCCTGGACTGAGTCGGTTTTCCAAGAGTATTTGTCTTCATTCACCACAAACCTGAAAAAGGGGCTTGCTTCGTCTTCCCATACCTTGCTCTCCCTCGAGGGAGTCTTGCTTGCCTCAGCGGATGACCGGGTCAGTGGTTTGTATATCCGCAATCCCGATGGGGCGGTGGTGGTTGCCTACGGCAATACCAGCAGCGGCAATACGCTTCCTGTTCCCAGGATGCGTCCACCGGAGCAGATGCGCGACATGCATGAGGACCAGCAGCTTCCTATGGCCCAGGAAGAGGTTGATGATCAGGAGTTCACCTCATCCGAGATGCAAAGTGATGTCTATGTGGTGAAGATCATCCAGAATGGCCCCATGGCCTCGCTGATGGTGACCAAGCAACCTGAGCCGCAGAAGCAGACGATTCTCCTTCCTTCCCGCGTGAAGGCAACCGATATAGCGGGAAGCATGGTGCTGATGTACAACAATGAGGTACTCGGTTCGGTGGATGTCCTGACCTACACCCCCTTTACCTATAAGGATACGGGAAGGCTCTTCAAGGGGCTGCTCTATCCTTTCCTGTTTTCCATGCCCTTTGCCTTTTTGGTCGCCTTGCTTATGGCAGCATCCATCTCCCGAAGAAGCCAGCGCTATACCCAGGGTATCGAGAAGGCACTTACCATTCTCAGTCGTGGAGAGAATGGTGTGGAGCTGCCTCCTACCAAGATCGATGAGCAGAGGGTGATCAATGCTTCGATCCAGATGCTGGATGAGCATTTGCTGATGCACAAGCGAAGCCGGCAGGCTTGGCTGCAGTCCATCAGCCACGATCTCAATACGCCGGTAACCTCGATGAAACTCCTGCTTGATGGGATGTCAGACGGGGTGTTCCCGATGAGCAAGCAGACAATTGCTTCCCTTCAGAAAGAGCATGCAACGCTTTCGGACAGGGTTGCTGCTGTGGTGCTGTATGCCAATCTGCAGAGTCCGGAGGCAAAGGCCACATGCAAAAGCATAGACACATCATCCTTGTTGGATCAGGTTCTCCAACACTTCTCCCCTGAACAACGCAAGCGGATCTACGTTGATGCAGGTCAGGCCGAGCTGGTCGGCGACCAGAAGTTGCTCGCGCTTGCGTGCGGGGAACTTTTGGACAATGGGTTGAAAGCAAGTGAGGACTCAGTAGGGTGGGCGATAGGGAAAAACACCATGACGTTCACCAATGCAGGAACACTTGCGGAGGGAGTGGACTTCTTCGAGCCCTGGAGCCGTGGCGACAGCGGCCGCAGCACTGCTGGCAGCGGACTGGGGCTTCCTATTGTCAATCAGGTGATGTTGCTCCACAAGGGAACTGCATCGATGGAGCAGCGTGAGGAACAGGTGGTGGTGAGCCTCAGATGGTGA
- a CDS encoding response regulator transcription factor, with protein sequence MGQENQELIYIVEDHDVIREGVRQYLELSGYSVRGFGTLKAAKEAVASQLPNLLIQDVMLPDGDGFAFVKQLKQKCDCPVIFMTARSEESDRILGFELGADDYISKPFSPKELVLRVQAVLRRYHNGSYHPSDGRLYVGEHWMNFDEQNHRLEVDDTEAVLTAAEWRILSYLIENSHHLVSRSQILEECFDYNVESYERVVDTHIKNIRSKLGDGPWIETVRGYGYRFIGHEKDSGEL encoded by the coding sequence ATGGGACAAGAGAACCAGGAGCTCATTTATATTGTTGAGGATCATGACGTGATCCGAGAAGGGGTGCGCCAGTACCTGGAACTTTCGGGGTATTCGGTTCGGGGTTTCGGGACGCTCAAGGCAGCGAAGGAAGCGGTGGCGAGTCAGCTTCCCAACCTGCTCATCCAGGATGTCATGCTTCCCGATGGGGATGGGTTTGCCTTCGTGAAGCAACTCAAGCAGAAGTGTGACTGTCCGGTCATTTTCATGACTGCCCGCAGTGAGGAGAGTGATCGCATCCTTGGCTTCGAGCTTGGCGCCGATGATTACATCTCCAAGCCGTTCTCGCCCAAGGAGCTGGTGCTTCGGGTGCAGGCGGTGCTTCGCCGCTACCACAACGGCAGTTATCATCCTTCCGACGGAAGGTTGTATGTCGGGGAGCACTGGATGAACTTTGATGAGCAGAACCACCGCCTGGAAGTTGACGACACCGAAGCGGTTCTTACTGCTGCGGAGTGGAGGATCCTTTCCTATCTGATAGAGAACTCCCACCACTTGGTGTCGCGCTCCCAGATACTGGAGGAGTGCTTCGACTACAATGTGGAGTCGTATGAGCGGGTGGTGGACACCCATATCAAGAATATTCGGTCCAAACTGGGTGATGGGCCCTGGATCGAGACGGTTCGTGGCTATGGATATCGCTTCATCGGCCATGAGAAAGACAGTGGAGAGCTATGA